The proteins below come from a single Xenopus tropicalis strain Nigerian chromosome 9, UCB_Xtro_10.0, whole genome shotgun sequence genomic window:
- the ppp1ca gene encoding protein phosphatase 1, catalytic subunit, alpha isozyme, with protein sequence MGDGEKLNIDSIIQRLLEVKGCRPGKNVQLTENEIRGLCLKSREIFLSQPILLELEAPLKICGDVHGQYYDLLRLFEYGGFPPESNYLFLGDYVDRGKQSLETICLLLAYKIKYPENFFLLRGNHECASINRIYGFYDECKRRYNIKLWKTFTDCFNCLPVAAIVDEKIFCCHGGLSPDLQSMEQVRRILRPTDVPDQGLLCDLLWSDPDKDVLGWGENDRGVSFTFGADVVAKFLHKHDLDLICRAHQVVEDGYEFFAKRQLVTLFSAPNYCGEFDNAGSMMSVDESLMCSFQILKPADKKLFAYGGVNQSRPVTPPRNKNKQSK encoded by the exons TTAAAGGCTGCCGCCCTGGGAAGAATGTTCAGCTGACGGAGAATGAGATCCGGGGGCTGTGCCTGAAGTCCCGCGAGATCTTCCTCAGCCAGCCAATCCTGTTGGAGCTGGAGGCCCCGCTGAAGATCTGCG GGGATGTGCACGGTCAGTACTACGACCTGCTGCGCCTGTTTGAGTATGGGGGCTTCCCCCCCGAGAGTAACTACCTGTTCCTGGGGGATTACGTGGATCGGGGGAAGCAGTCGCTGGAGACCATCTGCCTGCTGCTCGCCTACAAGATCAAGTACCCCGAGAACTTCTTCCTGCTGCGCGGGAACCACGAGTGCGCCAGCATCAACCGCATCTACGGCTTCTACGATGAGT GTAAGCGGCGCTACAACATTAAGCTGTGGAAAACCTTCACCGACTGCTTCAACTGCCTGCCCGTGGCCGCCATCGTGGATGAGAAGATCTTCTGCTGCCACGGGG GCCTCTCCCCCGACCTACAGTCCATGGAGCAAGTCAGACGGATCCTGCGTCCCACCGATGTACCGGACCAGGGGCTCCTGTGTGACCTGTTGTGGTCGGACCCGGACAAAGATGTGCTTGGGTGGGGGGAGAACGACCGCGGGGTCTCCTTCACCTTTGGGGCTGATGTAGTAGCAAAATTTCTTCACAAACATGACCTTGACCTCATCTGCCGAGCTCACCAG GTGGTAGAGGACGGCTATGAGTTCTTCGCTAAGCGGCAGCTGGTGACGCTCTTCTCGGCGCCCAATTACTGCGGGGAGTTTGACAACGCGGGTTCCATGATGAGTGTGGACGAGTCCCTCATGTGCTCCTTTCAG atCTTGAAACCTGCGGATAAGAAACTTTTTGCTTACGGGGGCGTCAACCAGAGCCGCCCCGTGACCCCCCCGCGCAACAAGAACAAACAGTCTAAATGA